In Deinococcus aestuarii, the following proteins share a genomic window:
- a CDS encoding DUF4062 domain-containing protein: MSLPQPLLLDLVSPLPSLDETQLRAWARGRTVMISSTMRDLMPERDAVAQTVADFGATPRYFEEFSSPGDPAQVYHPEVGRADVYLFIAGERYGAPVASDPQGRSATHLEYDTAYASYKPVLAYNKLGVEREPAMQSLVSQLEGVHTVARFGTINELKRAVREGLTRLAEADSTTWVKLDQTVFPVSKVTLPPATGNAWDPQRQRRSVTLEASLRDRQILAALGDSFHARPLTLAREVFDAEQVRVHEDRASRYAVTQRIEANLRPASASVLTIIPIANGESGEEQLEAAMDSLLFGKPVPERRGGGGLSFLRALSPVGPRLAQLHRQLAAHHREAELFVPMAELLLTDRLLRGTPQDPAPLTALEQLFVSPVVQDRLFVRVVGVHVGGNFGGSHRVTREGHINLRGPVSAGIDGW, from the coding sequence ATGTCCTTGCCTCAGCCACTCTTGCTAGACCTGGTGTCCCCATTGCCCAGCCTCGACGAGACCCAACTGCGTGCCTGGGCCCGTGGACGCACGGTGATGATCTCGTCCACGATGCGGGACTTGATGCCCGAACGGGACGCCGTCGCCCAGACCGTCGCCGACTTCGGCGCCACGCCGAGGTACTTCGAGGAGTTCTCCTCGCCGGGCGATCCGGCACAGGTGTACCACCCAGAAGTGGGGCGCGCGGACGTGTACCTCTTCATCGCGGGTGAGAGGTACGGTGCCCCGGTGGCCAGCGATCCGCAAGGGCGCAGCGCCACCCACCTGGAGTACGACACCGCGTATGCCAGCTACAAGCCGGTGCTGGCCTACAACAAGCTCGGGGTCGAGCGGGAACCGGCGATGCAGTCCCTCGTCTCGCAGCTCGAAGGGGTCCACACCGTGGCCCGCTTCGGCACCATCAACGAGCTGAAACGAGCGGTGCGCGAGGGCCTGACACGGCTGGCGGAGGCCGATTCCACCACCTGGGTCAAGCTGGACCAGACTGTCTTTCCGGTGAGCAAAGTGACTCTGCCCCCGGCCACGGGGAATGCGTGGGACCCCCAGCGTCAGCGCCGAAGCGTCACCCTGGAGGCCAGCCTGCGCGACCGGCAGATCCTGGCTGCGCTGGGAGACTCCTTTCACGCGCGGCCACTCACCCTCGCCCGAGAGGTGTTCGACGCCGAGCAGGTGCGGGTGCACGAGGACCGTGCCAGCCGGTACGCCGTGACCCAGCGGATCGAGGCCAACCTGCGCCCGGCCTCCGCGAGTGTCCTGACGATCATCCCCATCGCCAACGGGGAGAGCGGCGAGGAACAGCTGGAAGCGGCCATGGATTCCCTGCTGTTCGGCAAGCCCGTGCCCGAAAGGCGAGGCGGCGGTGGGCTCAGCTTCCTGCGGGCCCTGAGCCCGGTCGGTCCCCGCCTGGCCCAGCTCCACCGGCAACTCGCGGCCCACCACCGCGAGGCGGAACTGTTCGTGCCGATGGCCGAACTGCTGCTCACCGACCGTCTGCTACGGGGCACGCCGCAGGACCCGGCGCCCCTCACCGCCCTGGAACAACTCTTCGTGTCCCCCGTGGTTCAGGACCGCCTGTTCGTTCGGGTGGTGGGGGTGCACGTGGGGGGGAACTTCGGTGGAAGCCACCGGGTCACGCGCGAGGGCCACATCAACCTCCGCGGGCCGGTGTCGGCGGGGATCGACGGTTGGTGA
- a CDS encoding helix-turn-helix domain-containing protein, with amino-acid sequence MAKTDKGPTESRLTFGRRLREERQKQGMTLEDLAETSGITWSYIAQVEVGRRNISVDNMHLLAAGVGVPLRELL; translated from the coding sequence GTGGCGAAAACGGACAAGGGCCCGACGGAGTCGAGGTTGACCTTCGGGCGGCGGCTCCGTGAGGAACGGCAGAAGCAGGGCATGACGTTGGAGGACCTAGCCGAAACGAGTGGGATCACGTGGTCTTACATCGCCCAGGTCGAGGTGGGCCGCCGCAATATCAGCGTGGACAACATGCACCTGCTCGCGGCAGGGGTGGGTGTGCCGCTCAGGGAGTTGCTGTAG
- the tmk gene encoding dTMP kinase, whose translation MNNGQEGVLITFEGIGGSGKSSVVTRVREWLSGSGVEVVHTREPGGTPLGETLRAVVTGKREGQTPTPWAEAFLFEADRAQTFAEVIFPALWEGRVVLSDRGEYGTVAYQGYGRGLPVDAIDRMTALATAQRRPDLALVLDLPADLAMTRRHQAPTDDRFDHEKLAFQERVRQGYLFAAERDGPRARVVDASRPADEVFGEVRALILEVLRSRSFVPAALERLA comes from the coding sequence GTGAACAACGGGCAGGAGGGCGTGCTGATCACCTTCGAGGGGATCGGCGGCAGCGGCAAGTCGAGCGTGGTGACGCGCGTCAGGGAGTGGCTGAGCGGCAGTGGAGTCGAGGTGGTGCACACGCGGGAGCCGGGCGGGACGCCCCTGGGCGAGACGTTGCGCGCCGTCGTCACGGGCAAGCGTGAGGGGCAGACCCCGACGCCGTGGGCAGAGGCCTTCCTGTTCGAGGCCGACCGCGCCCAGACCTTCGCCGAGGTCATCTTCCCGGCTCTCTGGGAAGGGCGCGTCGTGCTGTCCGACCGCGGCGAGTACGGCACGGTCGCGTACCAGGGGTATGGCCGCGGCCTGCCCGTCGACGCCATTGACCGGATGACGGCCCTGGCCACGGCACAGCGGCGGCCCGACCTCGCCCTCGTCCTGGACCTCCCCGCTGATCTGGCCATGACCCGCCGACACCAGGCACCGACCGACGACCGGTTCGATCACGAGAAGCTGGCGTTCCAGGAGCGCGTGCGCCAGGGGTACCTGTTCGCGGCGGAGCGGGACGGCCCGCGAGCGCGGGTGGTGGATGCCTCCCGCCCCGCGGACGAGGTGTTCGGTGAGGTCCGGGCCCTCATCCTGGAGGTGTTGCGCTCGCGGTCCTTCGTGCCCGCGGCCCTGGAGCGGCTGGCTTGA
- a CDS encoding uracil-DNA glycosylase, which translates to MRGPGTTADDTPARAFAALVDQVQACRRCPRMDERARVLSAANGREGARVLFVAEAPGRLGAERTRVPLQGDQTGRNFEALLASIGLDRAEVFITNAVLCNPQDAFGRNSPPTREEVARCARHLESTLDVIAPEVVVTLGRVALEALRHIEDHAFTLALDVGQRREWAGRVLIPMYHPGARARVHRPLERQLEDFRELARVLGRTLQHSV; encoded by the coding sequence TTGAGGGGGCCCGGGACGACGGCGGACGACACTCCGGCGCGGGCGTTCGCGGCCCTGGTGGACCAGGTGCAGGCGTGCCGCCGCTGTCCGCGGATGGACGAGCGTGCCCGGGTGCTCAGTGCGGCCAACGGGCGCGAGGGAGCGCGTGTGCTGTTCGTGGCCGAGGCGCCGGGCCGCCTGGGGGCGGAGCGCACCCGCGTGCCCCTGCAGGGGGACCAGACGGGGCGGAACTTCGAGGCGCTGCTGGCCTCCATCGGGCTGGACCGCGCCGAGGTCTTCATCACCAACGCGGTGCTGTGCAACCCGCAGGACGCCTTCGGTCGCAACAGCCCGCCGACGCGCGAGGAGGTGGCCCGCTGCGCGCGCCACCTGGAGAGCACTCTCGACGTGATCGCCCCCGAGGTGGTCGTCACCCTCGGGCGCGTGGCGCTCGAAGCGCTCCGGCACATCGAGGACCACGCCTTCACGCTCGCGCTCGACGTGGGCCAGCGGCGCGAGTGGGCGGGGCGCGTCCTCATCCCGATGTACCACCCGGGTGCCCGAGCACGGGTGCACCGGCCCCTGGAACGGCAACTGGAGGACTTCCGGGAACTGGCACGGGTACTGGGACGTACCCTTCAACACTCTGTCTGA
- a CDS encoding radical SAM protein encodes MAEQLTSAPGPDTLPALRELRVEVLRACPLTCAHCSAFAAPRHPLALPLARTLDLVSEFARLGGRRLTLTGGEPLEYVGFDEVVARARREGLAVRVFSSGVVWQAGVRTSVPPGRLAALTRVVDTLVVSLYSPDPVRHDAVTGVDGSFDLTVETVRAALALGLRTELHFVPTRLNRHELPGLAALAVALGVPRISVLRFVPQGRGAHGQDRLTLDQAGYRALRDTVLDLRSAHPGLEIALGSAHAFLGLEGCGPCTAALDQLLVEADGRVAPCSAFGDFRLPGDHDNVLSASLRDVWGRSRLLGAVREAHRVAPGCTGCLAQKALSTGRLDPRDPDPLNLGADAARVA; translated from the coding sequence GTGGCTGAGCAGCTCACCTCGGCCCCGGGCCCAGACACGCTCCCGGCGCTGCGAGAGTTGCGCGTGGAGGTGCTGCGGGCCTGCCCGCTCACCTGCGCCCACTGCTCGGCGTTCGCGGCGCCGCGCCACCCGCTCGCCCTGCCCCTCGCGCGGACGCTGGACCTCGTGTCCGAGTTCGCCCGGCTCGGCGGTCGCCGCCTGACCCTCACCGGCGGCGAGCCCCTGGAGTACGTCGGCTTCGACGAGGTCGTGGCGCGGGCCCGGCGGGAAGGCCTGGCGGTGCGGGTCTTCTCGTCGGGCGTCGTCTGGCAGGCGGGCGTCCGCACCAGCGTCCCGCCCGGTCGGCTCGCCGCCCTCACGCGGGTCGTCGACACGCTCGTCGTGAGCCTGTACAGCCCGGACCCCGTGCGGCACGACGCGGTCACCGGGGTGGACGGCAGCTTCGACCTGACCGTGGAGACCGTCCGGGCGGCGCTCGCGCTCGGCCTGCGAACCGAACTGCACTTCGTGCCGACCCGGCTCAACCGCCACGAGCTGCCCGGCCTCGCGGCGCTCGCGGTGGCCCTCGGCGTCCCGCGGATCAGCGTGCTGCGCTTCGTGCCGCAGGGGCGCGGCGCGCACGGTCAGGACCGCTTGACCCTCGATCAGGCCGGGTACCGCGCCCTGCGTGACACCGTTCTCGACCTGCGCTCGGCCCACCCCGGGCTGGAGATCGCGCTGGGGTCCGCGCACGCCTTCCTGGGGCTGGAGGGCTGTGGTCCCTGCACCGCCGCGCTCGACCAGCTCCTCGTCGAGGCCGACGGGCGCGTGGCCCCGTGCAGCGCGTTCGGCGACTTCCGGCTGCCCGGGGACCACGACAACGTCCTCTCCGCGTCCCTGCGCGACGTGTGGGGCCGCTCCCGGCTGCTGGGGGCCGTGCGGGAGGCGCACCGCGTGGCCCCCGGCTGCACGGGCTGCCTCGCCCAGAAGGCCCTGTCCACCGGGCGCCTCGACCCGCGCGATCCCGACCCGCTCAACCTGGGCGCGGACGCCGCGAGGGTGGCGTGA
- a CDS encoding holo-ACP synthase has translation MDAPLSCGVDLVDLDGWRRALEVGGEAFCERNFTEGERAWCAGDPARLAARFAAKEAVAKALGTGFRDGVEPGDIEVVSAEHGQPTLRLHGEASARARALRLDAWRLSLAHGERQVVAFVVACALPAVGDAR, from the coding sequence ATGGACGCCCCGCTGTCGTGCGGGGTGGACCTCGTCGACCTCGACGGGTGGCGCCGGGCCCTCGAAGTGGGCGGTGAGGCGTTCTGCGAGCGCAATTTCACCGAGGGCGAGCGCGCGTGGTGCGCGGGGGACCCGGCGCGTCTCGCGGCCCGCTTCGCTGCCAAGGAGGCGGTGGCCAAGGCGCTCGGCACCGGCTTCCGTGACGGCGTCGAGCCGGGGGACATCGAGGTCGTCAGCGCCGAGCACGGGCAGCCCACGCTGCGCCTGCACGGGGAGGCCTCGGCCCGCGCGCGGGCCCTGCGCCTGGACGCGTGGCGGCTCAGCCTGGCCCACGGCGAGCGTCAGGTGGTCGCCTTCGTGGTGGCCTGCGCGCTTCCCGCCGTCGGCGACGCGCGGTGA
- a CDS encoding helix-turn-helix transcriptional regulator, whose amino-acid sequence MEPQTREYVLDAEQERRLAERVKEARDYLGLSQEFVADRIGISRPAMSALETGKRKISSIELHKLARLLKKPLEYFFDDDEVLAGPQDETAQALYRASKGLSEQDKQQVLRFAEFLRQAGRAPALTSTDQS is encoded by the coding sequence ATGGAACCGCAAACCAGGGAGTACGTGCTTGACGCCGAGCAGGAGCGTCGCCTCGCGGAACGGGTGAAGGAGGCCCGGGACTACCTGGGCCTGTCGCAGGAGTTCGTCGCGGACCGGATCGGGATCTCGCGGCCCGCCATGTCCGCGCTGGAGACGGGCAAGCGCAAGATCAGCAGCATCGAGCTGCACAAGCTCGCCCGGCTGCTCAAGAAGCCCCTCGAATACTTCTTCGACGACGACGAGGTGCTCGCCGGCCCGCAGGACGAGACGGCCCAGGCCCTGTACCGCGCCTCGAAGGGTCTGAGCGAGCAGGACAAGCAGCAGGTGCTGCGTTTCGCCGAGTTCCTGCGGCAGGCGGGGCGCGCGCCGGCCCTCACGTCCACCGACCAGTCGTGA
- a CDS encoding ImmA/IrrE family metallo-endopeptidase — protein MLTPRTRQWARQRGTAAAAAAHERLGTDTGQRVDVFGIIQRSGVWLMFQPLDVYGVYRRIPDEAGDISGILVNAKHPPSLQRFTAAHEYGHHDMGHEESVDGEVELGLARDRTTDSVIEVEAQAFAANFLMPPRLVYTMCRAAGLPRENADPTPQQVYLMGLEMGASYQATVTQLRALDVIGKRVYDQLVRISPLQVKTELRGGERPDNGRVDVWPLDRRDSGRVVYPRVSDELVLHLPEMPSTGYVWTAPETVGAQPADPAVEVLVDQFLAEPGPDDEVLGGEGLRRFVLRVTHQGGARLELRKQRPWQRSGEPLDRFGLDLNIAPHPAGSAQQGVSTRQQPFLA, from the coding sequence ATGCTGACTCCCAGAACCAGGCAGTGGGCCAGGCAGCGCGGCACAGCCGCCGCCGCCGCCGCGCACGAGCGGCTGGGCACGGACACCGGCCAGCGCGTTGACGTGTTCGGCATCATCCAGCGGTCTGGCGTGTGGCTCATGTTCCAGCCGCTGGACGTCTACGGGGTGTACCGGCGCATCCCCGACGAGGCGGGCGACATCAGCGGCATCCTCGTCAACGCGAAGCACCCGCCGAGCCTGCAACGCTTCACCGCCGCGCACGAGTACGGGCACCACGACATGGGCCACGAGGAGAGCGTGGACGGCGAGGTCGAGCTGGGCCTGGCCCGCGACCGCACCACCGACAGCGTCATCGAGGTGGAAGCCCAGGCGTTCGCCGCCAACTTCCTGATGCCGCCGCGCCTCGTATACACGATGTGCCGCGCGGCGGGCCTGCCGCGCGAGAACGCGGACCCGACCCCGCAGCAGGTGTACCTCATGGGCCTGGAGATGGGCGCGAGCTACCAGGCCACCGTGACCCAGTTGCGTGCCCTGGACGTCATCGGGAAGCGGGTGTACGACCAGTTGGTCCGCATCAGCCCCCTTCAGGTCAAGACCGAGCTTCGGGGTGGGGAGCGCCCGGACAACGGCCGCGTGGACGTGTGGCCGCTTGACCGCCGCGACTCCGGGCGCGTCGTGTACCCGCGCGTCAGCGACGAGCTGGTGCTGCACCTGCCCGAGATGCCGTCCACCGGCTACGTCTGGACGGCGCCGGAGACCGTCGGGGCCCAGCCCGCGGACCCGGCGGTGGAGGTGCTGGTCGATCAGTTCCTCGCCGAGCCGGGACCGGACGACGAGGTGCTGGGCGGGGAGGGCCTGCGGCGCTTCGTGCTGCGCGTCACGCACCAGGGCGGCGCCCGCCTGGAACTGCGCAAGCAGCGGCCCTGGCAACGCTCGGGGGAGCCCCTCGACCGCTTCGGCCTCGACCTCAACATCGCGCCCCACCCGGCTGGAAGTGCCCAGCAGGGCGTGAGCACCCGTCAGCAGCCGTTTCTCGCCTGA
- a CDS encoding C1 family peptidase yields MTHTARTWPLTDLRPTLPPVRDQGNRGTCTAFAVTAAHEARMLGADAALDRTFDLSEEMLYWGCRQGQPRGGSGASLPMAQAALGRQGQPVEALWPYDGDRDEHSTLYVPPAAALDAQNCHRASLHPMPFSTAAIADRLTEGRPVALGVRVGRLFAQAVDGRIPEDPDPSGTGGHAIVMVGYDELDRPQDGGMFVFRNSWGEEWGDLGHGYCSGGWLARSLVGSRVWYVS; encoded by the coding sequence ATGACCCACACCGCGCGAACATGGCCGTTGACCGACCTCCGTCCCACCCTGCCGCCCGTCCGGGACCAGGGCAACCGCGGCACCTGCACCGCCTTTGCGGTCACCGCCGCCCACGAGGCCCGGATGCTCGGGGCCGACGCGGCGCTTGACCGCACCTTCGACCTGTCCGAGGAGATGCTGTACTGGGGGTGCCGCCAGGGCCAGCCCCGTGGGGGAAGCGGCGCCTCCCTGCCCATGGCGCAGGCGGCCCTGGGGCGTCAGGGGCAGCCGGTCGAGGCGCTGTGGCCGTACGACGGGGACCGGGACGAGCACTCCACCCTGTACGTTCCACCAGCGGCGGCGCTCGATGCCCAGAACTGCCACCGCGCCTCGCTGCACCCCATGCCGTTCTCGACCGCGGCTATCGCCGACCGCCTGACCGAAGGCCGTCCCGTGGCCCTCGGCGTCCGGGTGGGACGCCTATTCGCCCAGGCGGTTGACGGACGCATCCCGGAAGACCCTGACCCGAGCGGGACGGGCGGGCACGCCATCGTCATGGTGGGCTACGACGAACTGGATCGTCCGCAGGACGGTGGCATGTTCGTCTTCCGCAATTCCTGGGGTGAGGAGTGGGGGGACCTCGGCCACGGGTACTGCTCGGGGGGGTGGCTCGCCCGGTCCCTCGTGGGCAGCCGCGTGTGGTACGTGTCGTGA
- a CDS encoding tyrosine-type recombinase/integrase produces MIDRSSGASDEGDAARRAHAERAVQNHDEAALWEVLHAYLIKYRTPSAPTLRAYRTGLGVYLQFLNEEGHHLSRPPAMQDYGDWLMTRNAVATARGRLVAATHLLTALRRQGALPVPPPLTVALAAPTAARRTEAYTDAEVDALLARALPEERIILLLALEGGLSTGEIAALRRDQVMLDEAFPHLLVQTETDDPQRVDLTPRLQQELRSWFGATPTRSGAVTAGTTQPYLDYTVKALCGRAGVPYKGLRALRVTAGARRFRETGDAHAVRRFLRLADRAQVSLYTEAAARLSG; encoded by the coding sequence ATGATCGACCGGTCAAGCGGGGCGTCCGACGAGGGAGACGCCGCGCGCCGTGCACACGCCGAACGCGCCGTGCAGAACCACGACGAGGCGGCGCTCTGGGAGGTTCTCCACGCCTACCTGATCAAGTACCGGACGCCCAGCGCCCCCACCCTGCGCGCCTACCGCACAGGTCTCGGGGTCTACCTCCAGTTCCTGAACGAGGAGGGGCATCACCTCTCCCGCCCCCCGGCCATGCAGGACTACGGCGACTGGCTCATGACCAGGAACGCCGTCGCCACGGCGCGGGGCCGCCTCGTCGCCGCCACCCATCTCCTGACCGCGTTGAGGAGGCAGGGAGCCCTGCCCGTCCCGCCCCCCCTCACCGTCGCCCTCGCTGCCCCCACCGCGGCCCGGCGCACCGAGGCCTACACCGACGCCGAGGTGGACGCACTCCTCGCGCGGGCCCTCCCCGAGGAACGGATCATCCTGTTGCTGGCCCTGGAGGGTGGGCTGAGCACGGGTGAGATCGCGGCACTCCGCCGTGACCAGGTGATGCTGGACGAGGCCTTTCCCCACCTCCTGGTGCAGACGGAGACGGACGACCCGCAGCGGGTCGACCTCACCCCCCGACTTCAACAGGAATTACGCAGCTGGTTCGGCGCCACCCCGACCCGGTCGGGTGCCGTGACGGCGGGGACGACCCAGCCCTATCTCGACTACACCGTCAAGGCCCTGTGTGGACGGGCGGGTGTGCCCTACAAGGGGCTACGCGCCCTGCGAGTGACCGCTGGGGCCCGGCGCTTCCGGGAGACGGGTGATGCCCACGCGGTGCGGCGCTTCCTGCGCCTGGCCGACCGTGCTCAGGTCTCGCTCTACACTGAGGCCGCCGCGCGACTGAGCGGGTGA
- a CDS encoding tyrosine-type recombinase/integrase has protein sequence MRTDGPDPAPGAGKQKKKSGRPRRANGMGSIWCEGKGYRWQGTLGYRANGSRITRSGKAASREQAEAALASARTDYLRGLLAEPSGLTVAEYAEIWGRRQYDITPVTRQRYEADLGYALDHIGNLKVQTIRAPMLKELVAELARKPVKTGKPLAPRSLGKVVTRLRALFREAVGDQLIYVNPMDGVRAPRIQVNEIAESRALDFDQEARLIKVGNALYRAGMARLWPAIYLMLRVGLRRGEVMGLRWSDLDVQRGDLTVRRSLVKAVNKTTLKKPKTTNSSRKLPLPQHVLDLLLTHQREQERERQTGLGIWQDLDLMFPTALGEQTHPDNLNRALNGLLRWSDPEIVRDEGVWRGVPVEHRATLKAVIMMGEKLPKASPHDLRHSFGTLAIRRGMSPELVSRYMGHASVVITLSIYRHVVHDELREAARGALALEAGVRAPTPATQGDPARVLN, from the coding sequence ATGCGTACAGATGGACCTGACCCGGCGCCCGGCGCGGGGAAGCAGAAGAAGAAAAGCGGTCGGCCACGGCGGGCCAACGGCATGGGTTCCATCTGGTGTGAGGGTAAGGGGTACCGGTGGCAGGGCACGCTGGGATACCGCGCGAATGGCTCGCGGATCACTAGGAGCGGCAAGGCCGCGTCCCGGGAGCAGGCCGAGGCGGCGCTGGCGAGTGCCAGAACCGACTACCTGCGTGGACTGCTCGCCGAGCCGAGTGGCCTCACCGTCGCGGAGTACGCGGAGATCTGGGGGCGGCGGCAGTACGACATCACGCCTGTCACCCGGCAGAGATACGAGGCGGACCTAGGGTACGCGCTGGACCACATCGGGAACCTGAAGGTCCAGACGATCCGCGCCCCGATGCTCAAGGAACTGGTCGCCGAACTGGCGAGGAAGCCGGTGAAGACCGGGAAACCCCTCGCGCCGCGCTCCCTCGGCAAGGTCGTGACCCGACTGCGGGCGCTGTTCCGGGAGGCGGTCGGCGACCAGCTCATCTATGTCAATCCGATGGACGGGGTCAGGGCACCCCGTATCCAGGTCAACGAGATAGCCGAATCCAGGGCCCTGGATTTCGACCAGGAGGCGCGGCTCATCAAGGTCGGGAATGCCCTCTACCGTGCTGGCATGGCACGGTTGTGGCCAGCGATCTATCTGATGTTGCGGGTTGGGCTGCGGCGCGGCGAGGTGATGGGCCTGCGCTGGAGCGATCTCGATGTCCAGCGGGGTGATCTGACGGTGAGGCGGTCTCTGGTCAAGGCCGTCAATAAGACCACCCTCAAAAAGCCCAAGACGACCAATTCGAGCAGGAAACTTCCCCTCCCGCAGCACGTCCTCGACCTGCTGCTCACCCATCAGCGCGAACAGGAGCGGGAGCGGCAGACCGGGTTGGGAATCTGGCAGGACCTCGACCTCATGTTCCCCACCGCCCTTGGTGAGCAGACCCACCCCGACAACCTCAATCGCGCGCTGAACGGCCTGCTGCGCTGGTCCGATCCCGAGATCGTCAGGGATGAGGGCGTCTGGCGGGGGGTGCCTGTCGAGCACCGGGCGACCCTGAAGGCCGTCATCATGATGGGGGAGAAGCTGCCAAAAGCGTCGCCCCACGACCTGCGGCACAGCTTCGGAACTCTCGCCATCAGGCGCGGGATGTCGCCCGAGCTGGTGTCCCGGTACATGGGGCACGCCAGCGTGGTCATCACCCTGAGCATTTACCGGCATGTGGTCCACGACGAGCTGCGCGAGGCCGCACGCGGCGCACTGGCCCTGGAGGCCGGGGTGCGGGCGCCGACGCCGGCGACCCAGGGCGATCCCGCACGGGTGTTGAACTGA
- the mqnP gene encoding menaquinone biosynthesis prenyltransferase MqnP produces MSAAARVKTYLDLVKFEHTVFALPFAYAGMLLASMGQNGTGWPGWHVLVWVTVAMAAARTAAMGANRVIDRLIDARNPRTAGREVPSGRVTPAQAWALVVVSLGVLTFAAAQLNPLCLALLPLAVVFLIGYPYTKRFTWLCHVWLGITDGAAAAGGWIAVTGEFALGAWLLWGVVLFWMIGLDVIYATLDHRFDLANGIKSIPVRFGIPRALRIAAASHALTFVLLVLVGVATGASPWYGLAVLIMGGILLYEHRIVNPDDLGRVNVAFFDANMWLALTMLAGVVADVTWRSLT; encoded by the coding sequence GTGAGTGCCGCCGCCCGCGTCAAAACCTATCTCGACCTCGTGAAGTTCGAGCACACCGTGTTCGCCTTGCCCTTCGCCTACGCCGGAATGCTGCTGGCGAGCATGGGGCAAAACGGTACGGGATGGCCGGGCTGGCACGTCCTCGTGTGGGTCACCGTGGCGATGGCGGCGGCCCGGACGGCGGCGATGGGCGCCAACCGGGTGATCGACCGCCTCATCGACGCCCGCAATCCCCGCACGGCGGGCCGCGAAGTGCCCAGCGGCAGGGTCACCCCGGCGCAGGCCTGGGCACTCGTCGTCGTGAGTCTGGGGGTCCTGACCTTCGCGGCGGCGCAGCTCAATCCCCTGTGCCTCGCGCTGCTGCCGCTCGCCGTCGTATTCCTGATCGGGTATCCGTACACCAAGCGCTTCACCTGGTTGTGCCACGTCTGGCTGGGGATCACGGACGGTGCGGCGGCGGCGGGCGGGTGGATTGCCGTGACCGGGGAATTCGCGCTCGGCGCGTGGCTGCTGTGGGGGGTCGTCCTGTTCTGGATGATCGGGCTCGACGTGATCTACGCGACCCTCGACCACCGCTTCGACCTGGCGAACGGGATCAAGAGCATCCCCGTGCGTTTCGGGATTCCCCGGGCGCTCAGGATCGCCGCGGCGAGCCACGCCCTCACCTTCGTCCTGCTGGTCCTCGTCGGGGTGGCGACGGGCGCGAGCCCCTGGTACGGCCTCGCGGTGCTGATCATGGGCGGCATCCTGCTCTACGAGCACCGCATCGTGAATCCGGACGACCTGGGGCGCGTCAACGTGGCTTTTTTCGACGCGAACATGTGGCTCGCCCTCACCATGCTCGCGGGCGTGGTCGCCGACGTGACGTGGCGGAGCCTGACCTGA